From the Vibrio alginolyticus NBRC 15630 = ATCC 17749 genome, one window contains:
- the ggt gene encoding gamma-glutamyltransferase, protein MHWTFNRLVTTGLFLTSPLVLSTPTFANQAADAVAPEHSTGFEQKQLVKAKDYMVTAANPIATQTGADVIAQGGNAIDAMVAVQLMLGLVEPQSSGIGGGAFLVYWDSEKQKLTTYDGRETAPLAATPKLFLDDKGQPLQFYDAVVGGRSVATPGTVKLLWDTHQKYGKLEWKKIIQPVITLAEQGFEVSPRLASLIEKDAKRLSRFPATKAYFFNPDGSPKAEGTLLKNPEYAQTLTAIAEQGAKAFYQGDIATDIIKTVQNAPGNPGVLAQPDFDAFQIKQREPVCAAYQSYGICGMGPPSSGALTVGQILAITEQYDLKGWGAESAKSWQVIADASRLAFADRGKYMADQDYVPMPTEGLLDKDYLKQRAELIQVGKALSKAEAGNPPWSHAMNLSMDQSIELPSTSHFNIVDKQGNVVSMTTTIENAFGSRLMVRGFLLNNELTDFSFRTHQDGVPIANRLEPGKRPRSSMAPTIMMKDDKPYMAIGSPGGSRIIGYVAQAIIAHTQWDMDIQSAINQPRLLNRFGTLDIEQGTAAEGLQPALEKMGFKTDVRDLNSGLHAIRITKDGLEGAADPRREGAAIGQ, encoded by the coding sequence ATGCATTGGACGTTCAACCGACTCGTGACCACGGGTCTTTTTCTTACTTCCCCACTCGTCTTATCTACCCCAACCTTTGCTAACCAAGCAGCAGATGCGGTTGCGCCGGAGCACAGCACTGGCTTCGAGCAAAAACAACTGGTCAAAGCGAAAGATTATATGGTTACCGCTGCTAACCCAATTGCAACCCAAACTGGTGCGGATGTTATTGCCCAAGGTGGTAATGCTATTGATGCTATGGTTGCCGTGCAGCTGATGCTGGGCTTGGTAGAACCGCAATCATCAGGTATTGGTGGTGGCGCCTTCTTAGTTTATTGGGACAGTGAGAAACAAAAACTGACTACGTATGATGGACGCGAGACCGCACCGCTCGCCGCAACGCCGAAACTCTTCCTAGATGACAAAGGACAACCACTGCAATTTTACGATGCGGTTGTCGGTGGGCGTTCCGTTGCCACTCCTGGCACAGTGAAACTACTTTGGGACACGCACCAGAAATACGGCAAGTTGGAATGGAAGAAGATAATCCAACCCGTGATTACCTTGGCTGAGCAAGGTTTCGAAGTCAGTCCTCGCCTCGCGAGTCTGATTGAGAAAGATGCCAAGCGCCTATCTCGCTTCCCTGCGACTAAGGCTTACTTCTTCAATCCAGATGGCTCACCAAAAGCCGAAGGCACGTTGTTGAAGAACCCTGAATACGCGCAAACTCTGACGGCAATTGCAGAGCAAGGGGCAAAAGCTTTCTATCAAGGCGATATCGCCACAGACATCATCAAGACAGTACAGAATGCACCGGGCAATCCTGGCGTATTGGCACAACCTGACTTTGATGCGTTCCAAATCAAGCAACGTGAGCCGGTTTGTGCGGCTTATCAAAGCTATGGTATCTGCGGCATGGGACCACCTAGCTCTGGCGCATTGACGGTTGGACAGATTCTCGCGATCACCGAGCAATACGATCTTAAAGGTTGGGGAGCCGAAAGCGCGAAATCATGGCAAGTGATCGCCGATGCATCGCGCCTTGCGTTCGCGGATCGTGGTAAATACATGGCTGACCAAGATTATGTGCCAATGCCAACCGAAGGCTTACTTGATAAAGATTATCTCAAGCAACGTGCTGAGCTCATTCAAGTCGGTAAAGCCTTGAGTAAGGCTGAAGCCGGTAATCCTCCTTGGTCGCACGCCATGAACTTAAGCATGGACCAATCGATCGAGCTGCCTTCCACCAGCCATTTCAATATCGTCGATAAGCAAGGCAATGTGGTTTCAATGACAACAACCATTGAGAACGCCTTTGGCTCACGCTTGATGGTACGCGGCTTCTTGCTCAATAACGAACTGACCGATTTCTCTTTCCGCACGCATCAAGATGGTGTGCCAATCGCGAACCGCTTAGAACCGGGAAAACGCCCACGTTCATCCATGGCACCAACCATTATGATGAAGGATGACAAACCTTACATGGCAATTGGCTCACCGGGTGGCAGCCGCATTATTGGTTACGTCGCACAAGCCATTATCGCCCACACGCAATGGGATATGGACATCCAAAGCGCGATTAATCAGCCACGATTGCTGAACCGTTTTGGCACCTTAGATATTGAGCAAGGTACCGCCGCAGAGGGCTTACAGCCTGCTCTGGAGAAGATGGGCTTTAAAACCGATGTTCGGGATTTGAACTCTGGTCTGCATGCGATACGAATAACAAAAGACGGTCTTGAAGGCGCTGCGGATCCAAGACGTGAAGGTGCCGCTATCGGGCAGTAA
- a CDS encoding sugar nucleotide-binding protein, which produces MKTVLMTGLTGTLAPKVAHQFHLRGWNILEWNHHQISPDDPEQSEQFWQQHHIDAVCHMAMGSEAWAAWLGEHCKQRNIPYLFVSTAMVFDATKNGPYGIFEERNTQDDYGKYKVRCEDAIWQANPDAMIARIGWQLHHQAEGNNMLAHLDRQYEENGVITASTVWYPATSHMDDTALAFLQLIERNEAGLYHLDSNLKDKWNFYELVCALKQHYNKPWQVLPSNDYHHDQRLTDERIALPPLSERFNKSEQIQQAGIIGINWGRTHIPHYRNNGVSVTTLCANQIEPLQQACSEEAIPKAETNISALKQLDVVTIATPAHTHAEIIKKLGSTKLICEKPLVGLNSDITHWQQPNSNLLVNYAFAQLETAKTIEKWLASQTQPCVVNLVTQVNLPGTFTLKEWFLETASHPISWLLHCFGDYSQSTLVEENGQLIVELQCDDHQLRFVFELTGEPGIEHNLTIQSNQTLTSKGYYRVGEKWRFEPILVNGNAINDGEYSESDCWQDANQRSVGLMLAMFNQSISWDNGLQLGAFDAQKAILIEKMLC; this is translated from the coding sequence ATGAAAACCGTTTTAATGACTGGCTTAACTGGCACCCTCGCCCCAAAAGTCGCTCATCAGTTTCACCTACGCGGCTGGAACATATTGGAGTGGAATCACCACCAGATCTCACCAGATGATCCAGAGCAAAGTGAGCAATTTTGGCAGCAGCACCACATTGATGCGGTGTGCCATATGGCGATGGGGAGTGAAGCATGGGCAGCATGGCTCGGTGAACACTGCAAACAGCGCAACATTCCTTACCTCTTTGTCAGCACAGCAATGGTATTTGATGCCACAAAAAACGGGCCTTATGGCATCTTTGAAGAAAGAAACACCCAAGATGATTACGGCAAATACAAAGTTCGTTGTGAAGATGCAATCTGGCAAGCAAATCCAGATGCGATGATTGCTCGAATTGGTTGGCAGCTCCATCACCAAGCAGAAGGCAATAACATGTTGGCGCATCTCGACCGCCAATATGAAGAGAACGGCGTTATTACCGCTAGCACAGTTTGGTATCCCGCGACTTCTCATATGGACGATACTGCACTCGCCTTTTTGCAGCTTATTGAGCGGAACGAAGCCGGTTTATATCACCTTGATAGCAACTTAAAAGATAAGTGGAATTTCTACGAACTCGTTTGTGCACTCAAGCAGCATTACAACAAGCCATGGCAAGTGCTGCCAAGCAATGACTATCACCATGACCAACGTCTAACCGATGAACGAATTGCCTTGCCGCCATTGAGTGAACGTTTCAACAAATCAGAGCAAATCCAGCAAGCCGGCATCATAGGAATCAACTGGGGACGCACGCACATTCCCCACTATCGAAACAATGGTGTATCGGTCACAACGTTATGCGCCAACCAAATAGAACCACTTCAGCAAGCGTGCAGTGAAGAAGCAATCCCAAAGGCAGAAACGAACATCAGCGCACTCAAGCAACTTGATGTAGTGACAATCGCGACACCTGCGCATACTCATGCAGAGATAATTAAGAAGTTAGGTTCAACCAAGCTAATTTGTGAAAAGCCATTGGTGGGATTGAATTCCGACATCACTCACTGGCAGCAACCGAACTCCAACCTATTAGTTAATTACGCCTTTGCTCAGCTAGAGACCGCCAAGACGATAGAGAAGTGGCTCGCCTCGCAAACCCAACCTTGTGTGGTCAATCTAGTCACCCAAGTTAATCTACCAGGCACCTTCACGCTCAAAGAGTGGTTTCTTGAGACAGCTAGCCACCCTATTTCTTGGTTGCTGCACTGCTTCGGAGACTACTCTCAATCAACACTGGTTGAGGAAAACGGCCAACTGATCGTTGAGCTGCAATGTGACGACCACCAGCTAAGGTTTGTATTTGAACTAACAGGTGAACCGGGCATCGAGCACAATCTAACGATTCAATCCAACCAGACCTTAACCAGCAAAGGCTACTACCGTGTCGGAGAAAAATGGCGTTTCGAGCCCATTCTCGTTAATGGCAACGCGATAAATGATGGAGAGTACAGCGAGTCTGATTGCTGGCAGGACGCCAATCAACGCAGTGTCGGTTTGATGTTGGCGATGTTCAATCAAAGCATCAGCTGGGATAACGGCCTGCAACTTGGCGCCTTCGATGCGCAAAAAGCCATTTTGATTGAGAAGATGCTCTGTTAG
- the recQ gene encoding ATP-dependent DNA helicase RecQ, whose protein sequence is MTSTLLAEQSDSPVTPQRVLEDVFGYQEFRDGQQLVIDAAVEGRDSLVILPTGGGKSLCYQIPALVRSGITLVISPLISLMKDQVDQLKANGVAAECINSTMPREELLSVYNRMHTGHLKLVYVSPERVLMRDFIERLENLPLSMIAVDEAHCISQWGHDFRPEYAALGQLKQQFSHVPFMALTATADDATRRDILERLQLNNPEVYLGSFDRPNIRYNLVEKHKPVSQIVRYLETQKGNCGIIYCGSRKKVEMVTEKLCNNHIRAAGYHAGMDADERAYVQEAFQRDDIQIVVATVAFGMGINKPNVRFVVHFDIPRNIESYYQETGRAGRDGLPAEAMMLYDPADISWLRRMLDEKDDGPQKQVETHKLNAMSAFAEAQTCRRQVLLNYFGEYREKPCGNCDICLDPPKHFDATEEARKALSCVYRVNQSFGMGYVVEVLRGMQNIRVRENGHDKISTYAIGRDHSHDYWVSIFRQLIHKGLLFQNITRNSTLQLTEEARPLLRGDVTLELAVPRLDTAARAAKSDKLTSKNYDKKLFAKLRKLRKSIADEDGLPPYVVFSDATLIDMAEILPTSYGEMLAVSGVGQRKLEKYADPFLDLIQEHITHHG, encoded by the coding sequence ATGACCTCGACCTTGTTAGCCGAACAATCAGACTCGCCTGTAACGCCTCAACGTGTGTTGGAGGATGTGTTTGGTTACCAAGAGTTCCGTGATGGTCAGCAGTTGGTGATTGATGCCGCGGTAGAAGGTCGCGACAGCTTAGTTATCCTGCCTACTGGTGGCGGTAAGTCGCTGTGCTATCAAATTCCTGCTTTGGTTCGCTCTGGCATTACTTTGGTGATTTCTCCGCTTATCTCGCTGATGAAGGACCAAGTAGACCAGCTTAAAGCCAACGGTGTAGCGGCTGAGTGCATTAACTCGACCATGCCTCGTGAAGAGCTGCTCAGCGTGTATAACCGCATGCACACTGGTCATCTTAAGTTGGTGTACGTCTCGCCAGAACGCGTATTGATGCGTGATTTCATTGAGCGCTTGGAAAACTTGCCGCTATCGATGATTGCTGTCGATGAAGCGCATTGTATTTCCCAGTGGGGACACGATTTCCGTCCAGAATATGCCGCGCTTGGTCAACTTAAGCAGCAGTTTTCCCATGTGCCATTTATGGCGCTGACGGCGACGGCGGATGATGCAACGCGCCGAGATATTCTTGAGCGTCTGCAACTGAATAATCCAGAGGTTTACCTAGGCAGCTTCGACCGTCCTAACATTCGCTACAACTTAGTTGAGAAGCACAAGCCGGTTTCGCAAATCGTTCGTTATCTGGAAACCCAAAAGGGTAACTGCGGCATCATCTATTGTGGTAGCCGTAAGAAAGTTGAGATGGTGACCGAGAAGCTGTGCAACAACCACATTCGTGCTGCTGGTTATCACGCAGGTATGGACGCTGATGAGCGCGCTTACGTTCAAGAAGCTTTCCAACGTGATGACATCCAAATTGTAGTGGCGACCGTGGCATTCGGTATGGGCATCAACAAACCAAACGTGCGTTTTGTGGTTCACTTTGATATCCCGCGTAATATCGAGTCCTACTATCAGGAAACCGGTCGTGCAGGGCGTGATGGTTTGCCTGCGGAAGCGATGATGTTGTATGACCCAGCGGACATCAGTTGGCTGCGTCGTATGTTGGATGAGAAAGACGATGGTCCACAGAAGCAGGTGGAAACCCACAAACTGAATGCGATGAGTGCCTTTGCTGAGGCGCAAACCTGTCGTCGTCAGGTGCTATTGAATTACTTTGGTGAGTATCGTGAGAAGCCATGTGGCAACTGTGATATTTGCTTAGATCCACCGAAACACTTTGATGCCACGGAAGAAGCGCGTAAGGCGTTGTCTTGTGTGTACCGAGTGAATCAGAGCTTTGGTATGGGCTACGTGGTAGAAGTGCTACGTGGCATGCAAAACATTCGTGTGCGTGAAAATGGGCACGATAAGATTTCTACCTACGCGATAGGGCGCGATCACAGCCACGATTACTGGGTGAGTATCTTCCGTCAGTTAATCCACAAAGGGCTGTTGTTTCAAAACATCACGCGTAACTCAACGCTGCAACTTACCGAAGAAGCGCGTCCGCTGCTGCGTGGCGATGTGACTCTAGAGTTAGCGGTTCCGCGTTTAGACACCGCAGCACGTGCGGCGAAGTCAGATAAACTGACCAGTAAGAACTACGACAAAAAGCTGTTTGCTAAGTTACGTAAGCTGCGTAAGTCGATTGCTGATGAAGATGGTTTGCCACCATACGTGGTCTTCAGTGACGCGACTCTGATTGATATGGCGGAAATTCTGCCAACGTCTTACGGCGAAATGCTGGCAGTCAGCGGTGTTGGTCAGCGCAAACTAGAGAAGTACGCCGACCCATTCCTTGATTTGATTCAAGAACACATTACTCACCACGGATAA
- a CDS encoding DUF3630 family protein — protein MQKEFGLADYMAQEGRLIITAPSFDLDSFPALGERLVGLLSATVVEKQWDADIHSWLIDFEGCRLFMKAEHYSEAIWFEALAIEESREELDYLAGLFQRGF, from the coding sequence ATGCAAAAGGAATTTGGCTTAGCGGACTACATGGCACAAGAAGGTCGCTTAATCATTACTGCGCCGAGCTTTGACCTTGATAGCTTTCCTGCTTTAGGTGAGCGTTTAGTCGGCTTGCTTTCTGCTACTGTGGTTGAAAAACAATGGGATGCGGATATTCACTCTTGGCTGATCGACTTTGAAGGTTGCCGACTGTTTATGAAAGCAGAGCATTACAGCGAAGCGATTTGGTTTGAAGCGTTAGCGATTGAAGAGAGCAGGGAAGAGTTGGATTATCTTGCAGGATTGTTCCAGCGCGGCTTCTAA
- a CDS encoding AraC family transcriptional regulator: MEHIQYYATDHDNLSLIEAKYQKFAFQRHYHLDFHLGLITHGAQKFQYQGNSHQVGHGQIVIMPPDELHDGQSKLESGYEVNVFAIEPHLLSDLADLKQNGQIIHFNELIISDPQIFSQLSNLHGLLRRENLSQLTKDCLPFEGFNQLFDRYGSLERQKVVPLGNQSLGTLKDYLMANLDQAVRLDSLSELCQLSPTQFQRHFKAQTGMTPYAWFARLRLEQGMKLLQSGQCGTDVAHQIGFYDQAHFSKAFKQTYGVSPSQVAR, translated from the coding sequence ATGGAACATATTCAGTACTACGCAACCGACCATGACAACTTGAGTCTAATAGAGGCGAAATACCAGAAATTTGCTTTTCAAAGGCATTACCATCTGGATTTTCATCTCGGCCTGATCACGCATGGCGCGCAGAAGTTCCAATACCAAGGTAACAGCCACCAAGTTGGTCACGGGCAAATAGTGATTATGCCGCCAGATGAGCTGCACGACGGGCAATCTAAGCTCGAAAGTGGCTATGAAGTGAATGTATTTGCGATCGAACCTCACCTATTGAGCGATCTGGCTGATCTTAAGCAAAACGGTCAAATAATACACTTCAACGAGCTGATCATCTCGGATCCACAGATATTTTCACAACTTAGTAACTTACATGGGCTACTTCGTCGTGAAAATCTCAGCCAACTCACCAAAGATTGCCTTCCTTTTGAAGGATTTAACCAGCTTTTTGATCGCTACGGATCGCTTGAGCGACAAAAAGTAGTACCACTTGGGAATCAATCGCTTGGGACGTTAAAAGATTATCTAATGGCAAACCTCGACCAAGCGGTGCGTTTGGATTCACTTTCAGAGCTGTGCCAACTGAGCCCAACTCAGTTCCAGCGCCACTTTAAAGCGCAAACCGGCATGACGCCTTATGCATGGTTCGCACGCCTGCGCCTTGAACAAGGCATGAAGTTACTGCAATCAGGTCAATGTGGTACCGACGTTGCCCATCAGATCGGTTTCTACGATCAAGCGCATTTCAGCAAAGCGTTTAAGCAGACCTACGGCGTTTCCCCTTCTCAAGTGGCTCGTTAA
- the rarD gene encoding EamA family transporter RarD has translation MTPEDEQQRARQGILLAIGAYTMWGIAPMYFKSIAQVSPLEILSHRVIWSFFLLAALLHFGRHWRSAYHIAKDKTKIAYLIASSMLIGGNWLIFIWAVNSNHMLDASLGYYINPLINVLLGMVFLGERLRKLQWFAVVLAGCGVLVQLIVFGSVPVVAMALAMSFGFYGLLRKKVSVDAKTGLFIETLLLLPVAAVYLLFIADTPTSNMLTNPLTLNSLLIAAGVITTLPLLCFTGAATRLKLSTLGFFQYIGPSLMFLLAVLMYGEPFTMDKAITFVFIWGALVVFSFDGLRNNRRSRRIVQPQ, from the coding sequence ATGACACCAGAAGACGAACAACAACGCGCGCGGCAAGGTATCTTGCTAGCGATTGGCGCGTATACCATGTGGGGCATTGCGCCGATGTACTTTAAGTCCATCGCACAAGTATCTCCTTTGGAAATTCTAAGCCACCGAGTGATATGGTCTTTCTTTTTGCTTGCTGCACTCCTCCATTTTGGCCGTCACTGGCGCTCGGCTTACCACATCGCGAAAGACAAAACGAAAATCGCTTACCTGATCGCAAGTTCCATGCTAATTGGCGGCAATTGGTTGATTTTCATTTGGGCGGTAAACTCGAATCATATGCTCGACGCCAGCTTAGGTTATTACATTAACCCACTGATCAACGTCTTACTCGGGATGGTATTTTTGGGAGAGAGACTGCGTAAATTACAGTGGTTCGCGGTTGTATTGGCAGGTTGTGGCGTACTCGTTCAACTGATTGTATTTGGCTCCGTACCTGTTGTTGCGATGGCGTTAGCAATGAGCTTCGGCTTTTATGGCTTATTAAGAAAGAAAGTCAGTGTCGATGCAAAAACTGGCTTGTTTATCGAGACATTACTTCTACTGCCAGTGGCCGCTGTTTATTTGCTTTTTATTGCCGATACACCAACCTCAAATATGCTTACGAATCCACTTACGTTAAATAGTTTGTTGATCGCGGCTGGGGTTATAACAACCCTGCCACTGCTGTGCTTTACGGGTGCAGCAACAAGACTCAAATTATCGACTTTGGGCTTTTTCCAATATATAGGCCCAAGCTTAATGTTTTTACTTGCAGTATTGATGTATGGCGAACCCTTTACCATGGATAAAGCGATCACTTTCGTCTTTATTTGGGGAGCACTAGTCGTGTTTAGCTTTGATGGATTACGTAATAACCGTCGCTCACGCCGAATCGTTCAGCCACAGTGA
- a CDS encoding 7-cyano-7-deazaguanine/7-aminomethyl-7-deazaguanine transporter has translation MSNFTPAQQRNALIYLVLFHLVIIASSNYLVQLPFTIFGFHTTWGAFTFPFIFLATDLTVRIFGAQLARKIIFLVMLPALAVSYFLSVVFFEGQFQGFGHLGEFNLFVARIAIASFMAYLLGQIMDVHVFNRLRQMKQWWVAPTCSTLFGNALDTIAFFAIAFYQSPDPFMAEHWTEIALVDYGFKLIISLGLFVPMYGVLLNYLIKKLTAVNPDFKVTTSVQS, from the coding sequence ATGAGTAACTTTACCCCTGCGCAGCAGCGCAACGCCCTTATCTATCTGGTTCTATTCCACCTAGTCATTATTGCATCTAGCAATTACCTAGTTCAGCTACCGTTTACTATTTTCGGTTTCCATACCACTTGGGGCGCATTCACTTTCCCATTTATATTCCTAGCGACTGACTTAACTGTGCGTATTTTCGGTGCTCAGTTGGCGCGTAAGATCATCTTCTTAGTGATGTTGCCTGCTTTGGCAGTGTCTTACTTCTTATCGGTGGTGTTCTTCGAAGGTCAATTCCAAGGTTTTGGTCACCTAGGGGAATTTAACTTATTCGTTGCTCGTATCGCGATTGCTAGCTTCATGGCGTACCTACTTGGTCAGATCATGGATGTGCACGTGTTCAACCGCCTACGTCAAATGAAGCAATGGTGGGTGGCACCAACGTGTTCAACGCTTTTCGGTAATGCACTTGATACCATCGCTTTCTTCGCCATTGCGTTCTATCAAAGCCCAGATCCATTTATGGCAGAGCATTGGACGGAAATCGCGCTGGTGGATTACGGCTTCAAACTGATTATCAGTCTTGGTTTGTTCGTTCCGATGTACGGCGTATTACTGAATTACCTAATTAAGAAGCTGACTGCGGTGAACCCTGACTTTAAGGTGACGACAAGCGTTCAGTCTTAA
- a CDS encoding LysE family translocator — MNESTILLTLASIHFIALMSPGPDFALVVQNATRHGRQTGLYIALGLSVGILLHSLFSLTGVSFVVHQHPVLYSVVQLLGGSYLLYLGIGALRAVISMIQNPQTDQPKKQNNLVISNKRQAFAKGFATNILNPKALVFFVSLMSSLVPAGMSITGKGIALVILFGLSLFWFSSLAWMLSTQRLQRKLQQAGIYIDGLCGVVFTLVGGSILYQTINTFIG, encoded by the coding sequence ATGAATGAATCCACCATATTGCTGACACTCGCCAGCATTCACTTTATTGCCCTAATGAGTCCAGGTCCGGACTTTGCGCTGGTCGTACAAAATGCGACGCGTCATGGTCGTCAAACTGGCTTGTACATTGCGTTGGGATTGTCCGTCGGTATTTTGCTGCACTCTTTGTTCAGCCTGACAGGTGTGAGTTTTGTCGTCCACCAGCACCCAGTGCTGTATTCCGTGGTACAACTGCTCGGTGGTAGTTACCTGCTCTACTTAGGAATTGGCGCATTGCGTGCCGTGATCTCGATGATCCAAAACCCACAGACGGATCAACCTAAGAAGCAAAATAACCTAGTGATCAGCAATAAGCGTCAAGCGTTTGCTAAAGGGTTTGCGACCAACATTCTTAACCCAAAAGCCCTGGTGTTCTTTGTCAGTTTGATGTCGAGTTTAGTCCCAGCAGGTATGTCGATTACTGGCAAAGGTATTGCACTGGTCATCCTGTTTGGCTTGTCGCTATTCTGGTTCTCTAGCCTTGCATGGATGCTGTCGACACAGCGCTTACAGCGTAAATTGCAACAAGCGGGTATCTACATCGACGGTCTATGCGGCGTGGTATTTACTCTAGTGGGCGGCAGTATTCTATACCAAACTATCAATACTTTTATCGGATAA
- the uvrD gene encoding DNA helicase II yields the protein MMDPSLLLDGLNDKQREAVAAPLENLLVLAGAGSGKTRVLVHRIAWLMSVEQASPFSIMSVTFTNKAAAEMRGRIEELMMGSAGGMWNGTFHGICHRILRAHYLDAKLPEDFQIIDSDDQQRLLKRLIKAQNLDEKQWPARQVAWWINGKKDEGLRPSHIDAYHDPVTKTYLQLYTAYQEACDRAGLVDFAEILLRAHELLRDNKFVREHYQARFKHILVDEFQDTNNIQYAWLRMMAGPECHVMIVGDDDQSIYGWRGAKVENIEKFTLEFPSVNTIRLEQNYRSTKTILEASNTLIANNTERMGKELWTDGVVGEPISVYSAYNELDEARFAVNKIKEWQDKGGALNDAAMLYRNNAQSRVLEEALIQAGLPYRIYGGMRFFERQEIKDALSYMRLIANRNDDAAFERVVNTPTRGLGDKTLETIRFAARDRGCTMWEASVAMLDEKVLAGRAAGALSRFIELVTALEDDTLEMPLHHQTDHVIKYSGLFAMYEQEKGEKSKARIENLEELVTATRQFEKPEEAEDMSLLTAFLTHAALEAGEGQADEFEDAVQLMTLHSAKGLEFPLVFMVGVEEGMFPSQMSAEEAGRLEEERRLCYVGMTRAMQKLYITYAEMRRLYGQDKYHKPSRFIRELPETCLDEVRMKAQVSRPSSSGRFSQTVVKESFNETGFTLGSRVMHPKFGEGTIINFEGSGPQSRVQIAFNGEGIKWLVTAYARLEKL from the coding sequence ATGATGGATCCATCTCTATTACTCGACGGTTTGAACGATAAACAACGTGAAGCCGTTGCAGCACCTCTAGAAAACTTGCTCGTTCTTGCTGGCGCAGGAAGTGGTAAGACACGCGTTCTTGTTCACCGTATCGCTTGGCTGATGTCGGTCGAGCAAGCTTCTCCGTTTTCAATTATGTCGGTAACCTTTACCAATAAGGCGGCGGCAGAGATGCGTGGACGTATCGAAGAGCTAATGATGGGCAGTGCAGGCGGTATGTGGAATGGTACTTTCCACGGCATTTGTCACCGTATTCTGCGTGCACACTATCTTGATGCGAAGCTACCGGAAGATTTCCAAATCATTGACAGTGACGACCAACAGCGTCTACTAAAGCGTTTGATTAAAGCGCAAAACCTCGATGAGAAGCAGTGGCCGGCACGCCAAGTGGCATGGTGGATTAACGGTAAGAAAGACGAAGGTCTGCGCCCGTCGCACATTGATGCGTACCATGATCCAGTAACCAAGACATATCTACAGTTGTACACCGCTTACCAAGAAGCGTGTGATCGTGCTGGTTTAGTCGATTTTGCGGAAATCTTGCTGCGCGCACATGAGCTACTGCGTGATAACAAGTTCGTCCGTGAACACTACCAAGCACGCTTTAAGCATATCTTGGTGGATGAGTTCCAAGATACCAACAACATTCAATATGCTTGGCTACGTATGATGGCGGGTCCTGAGTGTCACGTGATGATCGTAGGTGATGACGACCAGTCGATTTATGGTTGGCGTGGTGCAAAAGTCGAGAACATTGAGAAGTTTACGCTCGAATTCCCAAGCGTGAATACCATTCGTCTTGAGCAAAACTACCGTTCCACTAAGACCATTCTGGAAGCATCTAACACCCTGATTGCGAATAACACCGAGCGTATGGGTAAAGAGTTGTGGACGGATGGCGTGGTCGGTGAGCCTATCTCGGTTTACAGCGCTTACAACGAATTAGATGAAGCCCGTTTTGCGGTGAACAAAATCAAAGAGTGGCAAGACAAGGGCGGTGCTCTGAATGACGCTGCGATGCTTTACCGTAACAACGCCCAGTCGCGTGTTCTGGAAGAAGCGTTAATTCAAGCCGGTCTGCCTTATCGTATCTATGGCGGCATGCGATTCTTCGAACGTCAGGAAATCAAAGATGCCTTGAGCTACATGCGTCTGATTGCCAACCGTAACGATGATGCAGCGTTTGAACGTGTGGTGAATACGCCAACGCGTGGTTTGGGCGATAAGACGCTTGAAACCATCCGTTTTGCGGCTCGTGACCGTGGTTGCACCATGTGGGAAGCGAGTGTAGCTATGTTGGACGAGAAGGTGCTTGCTGGTCGCGCTGCTGGTGCTCTGAGCCGTTTTATCGAGCTTGTCACCGCGCTAGAAGACGACACCTTAGAGATGCCGCTGCATCACCAAACTGACCATGTAATTAAATACTCGGGCTTGTTCGCGATGTACGAGCAAGAGAAGGGCGAAAAGTCTAAGGCACGTATTGAGAACTTGGAGGAATTGGTGACCGCAACTCGCCAATTCGAGAAACCAGAAGAAGCCGAAGACATGTCACTGCTGACGGCATTCCTAACCCACGCAGCACTAGAAGCGGGCGAAGGACAAGCGGACGAATTTGAAGATGCGGTTCAGCTCATGACATTACACAGTGCGAAAGGTCTAGAGTTCCCATTGGTGTTTATGGTCGGTGTGGAAGAAGGCATGTTCCCAAGCCAAATGTCGGCAGAAGAAGCAGGGCGCTTAGAAGAAGAACGCCGTCTGTGTTACGTAGGCATGACCCGTGCAATGCAGAAACTGTACATCACTTATGCTGAAATGCGTCGTTTGTACGGTCAGGATAAATACCATAAACCGTCTCGCTTTATCCGTGAACTGCCAGAAACTTGTTTAGATGAAGTACGAATGAAGGCGCAAGTTAGCCGTCCTTCAAGCAGTGGTCGATTTAGCCAAACTGTTGTGAAAGAGAGCTTTAATGAAACCGGCTTTACGCTAGGTTCTCGTGTGATGCATCCAAAGTTTGGTGAAGGCACCATCATCAACTTCGAAGGCAGTGGTCCACAAAGCCGTGTACAGATTGCCTTTAACGGTGAAGGCATCAAATGGTTGGTAACTGCTTACGCACGACTAGAGAAACTGTAA